The Muricauda sp. SCSIO 65647 genome includes a region encoding these proteins:
- a CDS encoding phosphoenolpyruvate carboxylase, protein MEKKTLELEGLRKIRKDYTYLINVFKEMLQSLGEAELAALINAENDSHEKKQSKVADEKLAQALGISFELLNLVEENAATQFRRKTESQFGLETTRGSWGETLKLWKESGVDEQKIADLLPKIKVMPVLTAHPTEAKRLTVLDIHRELYVLLVKNENPLWSVSERAEIKQEIKSVLERWWRTGEIYLQKPRLTDERSNVMHYFVNVFPKVLHLTDQRLLNAWKHVGFSPELLDGPEQFPMLQFGSWVGGDRDGHPYVTPEFTASTLQLHRRAALNILREQLVALAQKMSFSEFLNEVPTAFLSEIASQAKTLGEAGQKALKRNPSEPLRQFINLLLVRLDNTVDERFDLGDQSCYRRPDDLAIELKKLRDVLAHLKAGQVIKQYLFPVERLLACLGFHLAKLDIRQNSAYHEKAMAQLLQAAGFSDTDYAHWDEEKRLSFINKELQSNRPFLVAGTPCGPEADNVLGYFSEVKKYVDRYGTDGIGSVIVSMTRSLSDLVVVFLFLREVGLKDAHLPVVPLLETIDDLVAGPDILEAFLTHPMVQEQQKHKKPFIQEVMLGYSDSNKDGGILTSRWNIYKAEEKLTEVGDRRGIALRFFHGRGGTISRGGGKIHRFLESMPPGAMSGHIKMTVQGETIANQFANRLNASYNLEMFLSGTARQAMRTAQKEKDKKLYDIMDRLVALARSNYRQLLDHPQFIEFYGHATPIDVLEQSKIGSRPARRTGQRSLDDLRSIPWVFSWNQSRFNLTGWFGTGTALGTFQAQYPEDFEYLKTLAEEWPLLKYGLIQIETNLLNSDTDIMKVFADLVPDPTTKNELMQLILADYGTCLEEIETLMGASVEERRLSRLENNKLRHRSLQMLHEIQLRSLKKWRALDKKDAEEANKLLLVLLLVVNVLSGGLKGTG, encoded by the coding sequence ATGGAAAAGAAAACACTTGAGCTTGAAGGACTGCGAAAGATCAGAAAAGATTACACCTATTTGATCAATGTGTTCAAAGAAATGCTCCAGTCTTTGGGAGAGGCTGAACTTGCGGCCCTGATCAACGCAGAAAACGACTCCCATGAAAAAAAACAGTCTAAAGTGGCCGATGAAAAACTGGCACAGGCCCTGGGCATTTCCTTTGAGTTGCTCAACTTGGTAGAAGAGAACGCGGCCACGCAATTCCGCAGAAAAACCGAGTCCCAATTCGGACTGGAAACCACACGTGGATCGTGGGGAGAAACGCTCAAATTATGGAAAGAATCAGGGGTCGATGAGCAAAAAATAGCGGATTTGTTGCCCAAAATCAAGGTAATGCCCGTATTGACCGCCCACCCTACCGAAGCAAAAAGGTTGACGGTATTGGACATTCACCGAGAACTTTACGTGTTGCTGGTAAAAAACGAAAACCCGCTTTGGTCTGTCTCAGAACGGGCCGAGATAAAGCAAGAGATCAAAAGTGTATTGGAGCGATGGTGGCGTACCGGTGAAATCTATCTCCAAAAGCCCAGGCTCACCGACGAACGCAGCAACGTCATGCACTACTTTGTCAACGTGTTCCCAAAAGTGCTGCATTTGACCGACCAGCGTTTGCTCAATGCCTGGAAGCATGTCGGTTTTTCACCTGAACTGCTCGATGGGCCAGAACAATTTCCGATGTTGCAATTCGGAAGCTGGGTCGGTGGCGATAGGGACGGGCATCCGTACGTGACTCCAGAATTTACCGCTTCTACCCTACAGCTTCACCGTAGGGCTGCATTGAACATTCTAAGGGAGCAATTGGTGGCATTGGCACAAAAAATGAGTTTTTCCGAATTTCTCAATGAGGTTCCCACGGCGTTTCTATCAGAAATCGCATCACAGGCCAAAACCCTTGGCGAGGCCGGTCAGAAGGCCTTGAAGCGAAACCCTTCTGAACCCCTGCGACAGTTCATCAACCTATTGTTGGTACGGTTAGACAATACGGTTGACGAACGTTTTGACCTCGGCGATCAGAGCTGTTATCGCCGCCCTGATGATCTGGCGATCGAACTGAAAAAGCTCAGAGATGTCTTGGCCCACCTAAAGGCCGGCCAAGTGATCAAACAATACCTGTTTCCGGTAGAACGGCTATTGGCCTGCCTTGGTTTTCATTTGGCCAAGCTCGATATTCGGCAGAACAGTGCGTACCATGAAAAAGCCATGGCCCAACTATTACAGGCCGCAGGCTTTTCCGATACCGACTATGCCCATTGGGATGAAGAAAAAAGACTTTCTTTTATCAACAAAGAGTTACAGAGCAATCGCCCCTTTTTGGTGGCCGGTACCCCCTGCGGGCCAGAAGCCGATAACGTATTGGGGTATTTTAGCGAGGTCAAAAAATATGTGGATCGGTACGGAACCGATGGTATAGGCTCTGTCATCGTCAGTATGACGCGCAGTTTAAGTGATTTGGTGGTCGTTTTTCTGTTTCTGCGCGAGGTCGGTCTCAAAGATGCCCACCTTCCCGTTGTGCCGCTTTTAGAGACCATTGACGACCTTGTGGCCGGCCCTGATATCTTAGAGGCCTTTTTAACCCACCCCATGGTGCAAGAACAGCAAAAGCACAAAAAGCCCTTTATACAAGAAGTGATGTTAGGCTATAGCGACAGCAACAAAGATGGGGGCATACTGACCAGCCGGTGGAACATCTACAAGGCGGAGGAAAAACTCACGGAGGTTGGAGATCGACGCGGTATAGCCCTTCGCTTTTTCCATGGCCGGGGGGGCACCATCAGCAGGGGGGGCGGTAAAATCCACCGTTTTCTTGAAAGCATGCCGCCCGGTGCGATGAGCGGCCACATCAAAATGACCGTACAGGGTGAAACCATAGCCAATCAATTTGCCAATCGCCTGAACGCCTCGTACAACCTCGAGATGTTTCTCTCGGGCACGGCCAGACAGGCCATGCGAACGGCGCAGAAAGAAAAAGACAAAAAGCTGTACGACATCATGGACCGTCTTGTGGCACTGGCCCGAAGCAACTACCGGCAATTGTTAGACCACCCTCAATTCATTGAATTCTATGGCCATGCCACCCCCATAGACGTGCTTGAACAAAGCAAAATCGGTTCAAGGCCTGCCCGCAGAACCGGTCAGCGATCCCTCGATGATCTTAGATCCATACCTTGGGTGTTCAGTTGGAACCAATCGCGGTTCAACCTCACGGGGTGGTTTGGTACGGGCACTGCCCTTGGCACCTTCCAGGCGCAATATCCTGAAGATTTCGAATATTTAAAAACCCTTGCCGAAGAATGGCCGTTATTGAAATACGGTCTGATCCAGATCGAGACCAACCTTTTGAATTCAGATACCGACATCATGAAGGTCTTTGCCGATCTGGTGCCGGATCCTACCACCAAAAACGAGCTCATGCAGCTTATTCTGGCCGATTATGGTACCTGTCTTGAAGAAATTGAAACCCTTATGGGCGCATCTGTAGAAGAGCGCCGGCTCTCTAGGCTTGAAAACAACAAACTTAGGCATCGGTCATTGCAGATGTTGCACGAAATACAGCTACGGTCGCTCAAAAAATGGCGGGCCCTCGACAAAAAAGACGCTGAAGAGGCCAACAAACTGCTGTTGGTGCTTTTGTTGGTGGTGAATGTGTTATCGGGCGGACTGAAAGGTACGGGGTAA
- a CDS encoding sensor histidine kinase KdpD has product MNLVRKTNTYYLIFLAFLFPVMIAVDYYFIQYLVNSEVEEILLHERERIDFHLDKEGVLPPSNYLLQSTPIDNGAIRPEKFNDTLIYEAYADKQLPYKIYTFTSSINAQPVKITLRHVLLEIHELIWLLFITTSFVILLLVIGLYFINREIYKWAWNPFFRNLSKLKQYNVTQKESIHLNTSSISEFEELNEVITTLMDQVKKDFQNLKEFNENISHEIQTPLAIIRNKVVLLLESNNLDKKELARVEAVYQETNKLSKIGKALTLISRIENQEFRRLDRVDVHAIIGNILSNMQEIINFKNLNVTTELHPVTIECDHILADILLTNLIKNAVQHNKEGGSINMLLNEDKFEITNTGEISEIATEKLFRRFQRGSSTKDSLGLGLAINQKICDIYGFRLAYDRNEEIHTFSLFFKG; this is encoded by the coding sequence ATGAACCTAGTCAGAAAGACCAATACATATTACCTCATATTTCTGGCTTTCCTCTTTCCGGTAATGATCGCGGTAGATTATTACTTCATTCAGTATCTCGTGAACAGTGAAGTGGAAGAAATTCTCTTGCATGAACGGGAACGTATTGATTTTCATCTCGACAAAGAGGGCGTGCTACCCCCTTCCAACTATTTATTGCAGAGCACCCCTATCGACAACGGCGCCATACGGCCCGAAAAATTCAATGACACCTTGATCTATGAGGCCTACGCCGACAAACAGCTTCCTTACAAAATATATACATTCACCTCATCTATCAATGCACAGCCCGTAAAGATCACGCTCAGGCATGTGCTGCTCGAAATACATGAGTTAATCTGGTTGCTTTTCATCACGACCAGTTTTGTTATACTGCTATTGGTGATAGGGCTTTATTTCATCAATCGGGAAATATACAAATGGGCGTGGAATCCGTTTTTCAGGAATTTATCAAAGCTCAAACAATATAATGTAACCCAAAAAGAGTCTATACATCTCAATACATCCAGCATAAGTGAGTTTGAAGAGCTCAATGAGGTCATCACCACGTTGATGGACCAAGTAAAGAAAGATTTTCAGAACCTAAAGGAATTCAACGAGAACATATCGCACGAAATACAGACTCCTTTGGCCATTATCAGAAACAAAGTGGTCTTGTTGTTAGAGAGCAACAACCTCGATAAAAAAGAACTGGCGCGGGTAGAGGCCGTGTACCAAGAGACCAATAAACTATCTAAAATAGGTAAGGCCCTGACACTGATCTCCAGAATAGAGAACCAAGAATTCAGGCGATTAGACCGTGTCGATGTCCATGCCATTATAGGGAACATCTTAAGCAATATGCAAGAGATCATCAATTTCAAGAATCTCAATGTAACCACCGAACTACATCCGGTAACCATAGAATGCGACCATATTCTGGCCGATATCCTGCTTACGAACCTTATCAAAAATGCCGTGCAGCACAATAAAGAAGGTGGTTCCATAAACATGCTGCTCAACGAGGATAAATTTGAAATCACCAATACCGGTGAAATTTCTGAGATAGCCACTGAAAAATTGTTCCGTCGTTTTCAAAGGGGCTCTTCAACAAAAGATTCCTTGGGCCTGGGGCTTGCCATCAATCAAAAGATATGTGATATCTATGGGTTTCGATTGGCCTATGACCGAAATGAAGAAATACACACGTTTTCTTTGTTTTTCAAAGGTTAG
- a CDS encoding response regulator transcription factor, whose translation MKILVIEDNAELLQDIKNFLEEEGNICEIAPDHKSAYDKIGYFPYDILVVDITLPDGNGLDIIREVKKENIDAGIIIISAKNSVDDKVHGLEIGADDYLIKPFYLAELNARIKALYRRKVYSGNKEIFFNEIKIKPDSHEVFVHDRLLNLTKKEFDIIHFFVVNRHRLLTKEAIAEHLWGDDIEMADSYKFIYTHLANLRRKIAELKGKDYIQSIYSVGYKFTDRE comes from the coding sequence ATGAAGATATTGGTTATTGAAGACAATGCCGAACTGCTACAGGATATCAAAAATTTTCTGGAGGAGGAAGGCAACATCTGTGAAATCGCCCCCGACCATAAATCGGCCTATGACAAAATAGGGTATTTTCCATATGATATCTTGGTCGTTGACATCACACTGCCCGATGGCAACGGATTGGACATCATAAGAGAAGTAAAAAAAGAGAATATCGATGCCGGCATCATCATCATTTCAGCAAAAAATTCTGTTGATGACAAAGTACACGGTTTAGAGATCGGCGCAGATGATTACTTGATCAAACCCTTTTATCTCGCAGAACTGAATGCAAGGATCAAGGCCCTTTATCGAAGAAAGGTATACAGCGGAAACAAGGAAATCTTTTTCAACGAGATCAAGATCAAACCCGACAGCCATGAAGTCTTTGTGCACGATCGCCTTTTGAACCTGACCAAAAAAGAGTTTGACATCATCCACTTTTTTGTGGTCAACAGGCACCGTCTTTTGACCAAAGAGGCCATTGCCGAACACCTCTGGGGCGACGATATAGAAATGGCCGATTCTTACAAGTTCATCTATACCCATTTGGCCAATTTGCGCAGAAAAATTGCCGAATTGAAAGGCAAAGACTATATTCAGTCCATCTATAGCGTAGGCTATAAATTTACCGATCGAGAATGA
- a CDS encoding V-type ATP synthase subunit I, with protein sequence MIVRMKEILLFTTARAVDDTIMKLGRLGVVDIKEIDRPGNGTVERRLQAVHQTERALSVLRDYSKKKNKGHDRTKYAAKDPKQLVDRILQTEEIRRKGQERLDDLNQQLHWYGIWGEKTNRKDISYLEEKGLHLKLYLLDKSVASSLEGKHTLVKLPERDGKVPTVLIARNGSEKLHHKEGPLPKLPFEDIKQQIERKERQLAEVEHFLEDQTENIKWLEAYQLLLKNRLGTQQALEGMGDIEGRLKYLKGYIPRNTVDDFVAAAKKNHWGYHIAEPEKPEEVPVYIKNPKWIGIINPVMKFIDIVPGYKEVDVSIYFLVAFALFFTMLVGDAGYGLVFLLITFLLRKKMTGQMQVLIYVLSGATIIWGVLSGTYFGSEQIAALPLLKNLIIPEIASFGVDNISFMMHLSFLIGAIHLTIAHGIRVAQFINSIKALSEVGWIVLVWGLFLITEQLVLGKPMPEWGPWLFVGGTALVALFSVESKNFFKSMGISLANLPLSLISGFSDIVSYVRLFAVGMATAAVAASFNNMILPEGTTGMGIINLLMAAIALLLGHGLNIALALMAVMVHGIRLNMLEFAGHLGVQFSGEAYKPFTLISQENEYENKRKSSISTR encoded by the coding sequence ATGATCGTGAGGATGAAGGAAATATTGCTGTTTACCACCGCACGTGCCGTCGATGATACCATCATGAAACTGGGCAGACTTGGCGTGGTCGATATCAAGGAAATCGATCGGCCCGGCAATGGTACCGTTGAAAGACGTTTGCAAGCCGTCCATCAAACAGAAAGGGCCCTTTCGGTGCTCAGAGACTATTCAAAAAAGAAAAATAAGGGCCATGACCGTACAAAATATGCTGCCAAAGACCCCAAACAACTGGTTGACCGCATATTGCAAACAGAGGAAATCAGGCGCAAAGGCCAAGAAAGATTAGATGACCTTAACCAACAATTGCATTGGTACGGCATATGGGGCGAAAAGACCAATAGAAAAGACATCTCTTATTTAGAAGAGAAAGGGCTTCACCTCAAGTTGTACTTACTCGACAAATCTGTGGCGTCTTCCTTAGAGGGCAAACATACCTTGGTGAAACTTCCTGAACGCGATGGCAAGGTTCCGACCGTATTGATCGCCCGAAACGGATCTGAGAAACTGCACCACAAAGAAGGGCCCCTGCCCAAGTTGCCCTTTGAAGATATCAAACAGCAAATTGAAAGAAAAGAACGGCAACTGGCCGAGGTGGAACATTTCTTAGAGGATCAGACCGAAAATATAAAATGGCTTGAAGCGTATCAGTTGTTGCTAAAAAATCGATTGGGCACGCAGCAGGCCCTAGAAGGCATGGGCGACATCGAAGGTCGGCTCAAATACCTCAAAGGGTACATTCCCCGCAATACCGTAGACGATTTTGTTGCCGCTGCGAAGAAGAACCATTGGGGCTACCATATAGCGGAACCTGAAAAACCAGAGGAAGTACCCGTCTATATCAAGAATCCGAAATGGATCGGTATCATCAATCCCGTGATGAAATTCATCGATATCGTGCCGGGGTATAAAGAGGTCGATGTCTCCATCTACTTTTTGGTGGCCTTTGCCCTGTTCTTCACCATGTTGGTAGGTGATGCGGGCTATGGGTTGGTCTTTCTGTTGATCACTTTCCTGCTTCGTAAAAAAATGACAGGTCAGATGCAGGTTTTGATCTATGTCTTGAGCGGGGCTACCATTATTTGGGGAGTGTTGAGCGGCACCTATTTTGGGTCAGAGCAGATAGCGGCCCTCCCTTTACTCAAAAATTTGATCATTCCAGAAATTGCCAGCTTTGGGGTAGATAACATTTCCTTCATGATGCACCTGTCGTTTTTGATCGGGGCCATTCATCTGACCATTGCCCATGGCATACGGGTCGCCCAGTTCATCAATTCCATAAAGGCGTTGAGCGAAGTGGGCTGGATCGTATTGGTCTGGGGGCTCTTTTTGATAACCGAACAACTGGTGCTCGGCAAGCCCATGCCCGAATGGGGGCCATGGTTGTTTGTCGGCGGAACGGCATTGGTGGCCCTCTTTTCAGTTGAAAGCAAGAACTTTTTCAAAAGCATGGGGATTTCTCTGGCCAATTTGCCCCTGAGCCTTATCAGCGGATTTTCAGACATCGTCTCTTATGTACGGCTTTTTGCGGTGGGAATGGCCACCGCTGCCGTGGCGGCCAGCTTTAACAATATGATATTGCCCGAAGGAACAACGGGCATGGGCATCATCAATCTGCTTATGGCGGCAATAGCCCTGCTTTTGGGCCACGGACTCAACATCGCCTTGGCCCTAATGGCGGTCATGGTACATGGCATTCGATTGAACATGCTTGAGTTTGCCGGGCATTTGGGCGTTCAGTTTTCGGGCGAAGCCTATAAGCCCTTTACACTGATTTCTCAAGAAAACGAATATGAAAACAAAAGGAAATCATCCATTTCAACACGATAA
- a CDS encoding V-type ATP synthase subunit D has translation MADKILMNKNTLAALKIELKEFNTALPVFEMKEQQLKEVVQTIENNIVRLKQAIATTNAETKKWVGVMAEKTIDLSEMVKVDRTITEKKEIAGVTIEVFQDIVFEDLEVDLFSTPLWVDAAIEVIREQKTNHTLIEIEERNLQLLWEELAEARRMKNALKEVFIPETKENIRKIEIYLGDVERLAIGCAKLVKKKKEEKKALA, from the coding sequence ATGGCCGATAAGATCTTGATGAACAAAAATACCCTGGCTGCCCTAAAGATAGAGCTAAAAGAATTCAATACGGCCCTGCCTGTCTTTGAGATGAAAGAGCAACAGCTGAAAGAAGTGGTGCAGACCATAGAAAACAATATCGTTCGATTGAAGCAAGCCATTGCAACGACCAATGCCGAAACAAAGAAATGGGTGGGCGTTATGGCCGAGAAGACCATTGACTTATCTGAAATGGTAAAAGTAGACCGTACCATCACCGAAAAAAAGGAAATCGCAGGGGTAACCATTGAAGTCTTTCAAGACATTGTCTTTGAAGACCTTGAAGTAGACCTTTTCAGCACGCCCCTTTGGGTAGATGCGGCCATTGAAGTGATACGCGAGCAAAAGACGAACCATACCCTGATAGAAATCGAAGAACGCAACCTGCAACTGCTTTGGGAAGAACTGGCCGAGGCACGAAGAATGAAAAATGCCCTTAAGGAGGTGTTCATTCCCGAGACCAAGGAAAATATCAGAAAGATTGAGATCTATCTGGGCGATGTGGAACGCTTGGCCATAGGATGCGCCAAACTGGTGAAAAAGAAAAAAGAAGAGAAAAAGGCCCTGGCATGA
- a CDS encoding V-type ATP synthase subunit B, which produces MLQKTYENIDSIGRAILSIKAKGVHNKELAEVIYPNGEKAFAQVIALDGDQVTLQLFGGGFGVSTDCKIRFLGKPVQVGFSYDMLGRVYSGNGQPIDGGPELLSDRVRVAGPSINPVKRLIPKDMIRTGVPMIDVFNTLVRSQKIPIFAKAGEPYNRLLANIATQTDADVIIIGGVGLKYDEFHYFRQRIEEAGSKNKTIMFIHTHRDSIVEGLMVPDLALAVAEQFALQGKNVFVLLSDMTQWSDYLRQVANAQDQIPANQGYPGDLYSQLASRYEKAADIEGAGSLTILGVTTMDDVTHPVPDNTGYITEGQFFMKDGYLELFGSLSRLKQQVNDRTRPDHRSIMNAMARLLSEAEERVKAQKFGSVKDDYSLRLLEYRKTFQRELMDPFRYLELEDALDLCWDILAQHFKKEEVGLSSKLIEAYWPEKGKFKILKEKTHE; this is translated from the coding sequence ATGTTGCAGAAAACGTATGAGAACATAGACAGCATCGGTCGAGCGATTCTAAGCATAAAGGCCAAAGGGGTGCACAACAAAGAATTGGCAGAGGTTATCTACCCCAATGGAGAGAAGGCGTTCGCACAGGTCATTGCCCTAGATGGTGACCAAGTGACCCTGCAATTGTTCGGGGGAGGCTTTGGGGTCTCTACCGACTGTAAGATCCGTTTTCTCGGAAAACCCGTTCAGGTTGGGTTTTCTTATGATATGCTGGGGAGGGTCTACTCAGGAAATGGGCAGCCCATCGACGGAGGTCCCGAACTGCTTTCCGATAGGGTTCGTGTGGCAGGGCCCTCCATTAATCCGGTCAAACGACTCATTCCGAAAGACATGATCCGTACCGGGGTGCCCATGATCGATGTATTCAATACCTTGGTGCGTTCCCAGAAGATACCCATTTTTGCGAAGGCGGGCGAACCTTATAACCGCTTGCTGGCGAACATCGCTACCCAAACCGATGCAGATGTCATCATCATCGGTGGGGTGGGTCTCAAATACGATGAGTTTCACTACTTCAGGCAACGTATCGAAGAGGCCGGTAGCAAGAACAAGACCATCATGTTCATCCATACCCATAGAGATTCGATTGTGGAAGGCTTGATGGTGCCCGATCTCGCCCTGGCCGTGGCAGAGCAATTTGCGCTGCAGGGAAAAAATGTATTCGTGCTGTTGTCAGACATGACCCAGTGGTCAGACTATCTGCGGCAAGTGGCCAACGCTCAAGACCAGATTCCCGCCAATCAGGGCTACCCTGGTGACCTGTATTCACAATTGGCCAGCCGATATGAGAAGGCTGCCGACATCGAGGGCGCAGGAAGCCTCACCATTCTCGGGGTGACCACCATGGATGATGTTACCCACCCAGTGCCCGACAATACCGGATATATCACCGAGGGACAGTTTTTCATGAAAGACGGCTATCTGGAACTGTTCGGTTCCCTCAGCCGACTGAAGCAACAAGTGAACGACCGTACACGCCCCGACCATAGAAGTATCATGAACGCCATGGCCCGATTGTTATCGGAGGCAGAGGAACGGGTAAAGGCACAGAAATTCGGTTCGGTAAAAGATGACTACTCCCTACGGTTGCTGGAGTACCGAAAGACCTTTCAACGTGAATTGATGGATCCTTTCCGCTATTTGGAATTGGAAGATGCCCTAGATCTGTGCTGGGACATCCTCGCCCAACATTTCAAAAAGGAAGAGGTAGGGCTTTCCTCAAAACTGATCGAGGCCTATTGGCCGGAAAAAGGGAAGTTCAAAATTTTAAAAGAGAAGACCCATGAGTGA
- a CDS encoding V-type ATP synthase subunit A, producing the protein MQKAKGKVMSVNESLVGAQTTEGAVMNGEVAYIIIEDGKRLKAEVIDVKDGNNVYLQVFEDTSWMKVGDPVQFTGLPLAVKLGPGILGSVTDGLQNPLYELGKIEWFLERGLEVDPLDNTKKWHFTPRVDKGATVTGGSVLGSVPEKLFEHKIFVPFSLQTSHTVEHIVAEGEYTVDEPIAVIKDSSGQRIELKMAFEWPVKTSMPFKERSVPVKPMPTGIRILDALFPIAYGGTACNPGPFGAGKTVLQHSLARHSQADVVIIAACGERAGEAVEVFKDFPELIDPRTGKSLMDRTYIVGNTSSMPVAAREASVYMATTVGEYYRKQGLNVLILADSTSRWAQALRETSGRKEEIPGPEAFPMYISTLISAFYDRAGVEILGDGQMGSLSIIGTVSPAGGNFDEPVTQATLLSTGAFWGLSRALSDARKYPAIDRIDSNSKYPSLLEQEEVSYLLELLRDGKTIASNIILMGEKGITDESYIRYQKAELLDAVFLQQNSFHEVDGVTDPDRMRLMFNMVREIIDADVGLKGKEEIRSHFNFVRQAFLDWNYMRPDEEGFEKQKTKLLNLVKKRGHVAENV; encoded by the coding sequence ATGCAAAAAGCAAAAGGAAAAGTAATGAGCGTCAACGAGTCGCTCGTTGGGGCCCAAACCACTGAAGGGGCCGTTATGAATGGAGAAGTGGCGTACATCATTATTGAAGACGGTAAACGGCTCAAAGCCGAGGTGATTGATGTGAAAGATGGCAATAATGTATACTTGCAGGTCTTTGAAGATACCAGTTGGATGAAGGTAGGTGACCCTGTACAGTTTACGGGGCTTCCCCTGGCCGTAAAATTGGGACCGGGCATATTGGGGTCCGTGACCGACGGCCTCCAAAATCCATTGTACGAGTTGGGAAAAATCGAATGGTTTTTGGAAAGGGGTCTTGAGGTAGACCCACTTGACAACACCAAAAAATGGCATTTTACCCCCCGAGTAGACAAGGGGGCCACCGTTACGGGAGGTTCCGTATTGGGTTCCGTTCCCGAAAAACTGTTCGAGCACAAGATTTTTGTTCCCTTTTCCCTTCAGACGAGCCACACGGTCGAGCATATCGTTGCAGAAGGGGAATACACCGTTGATGAGCCCATTGCCGTTATAAAGGATAGCTCTGGGCAGCGTATTGAACTCAAGATGGCCTTTGAATGGCCGGTAAAGACCTCCATGCCCTTTAAAGAACGTTCGGTACCCGTAAAGCCCATGCCCACTGGAATTCGGATTTTGGATGCGCTATTTCCCATCGCCTATGGCGGCACGGCCTGCAACCCAGGCCCTTTTGGGGCAGGGAAGACCGTTTTGCAGCACAGTCTGGCCCGGCATTCACAAGCAGATGTGGTCATCATCGCGGCCTGTGGCGAACGCGCCGGGGAAGCCGTTGAAGTCTTCAAGGATTTCCCTGAACTGATCGACCCCCGCACAGGCAAATCATTGATGGACCGTACCTATATTGTGGGCAATACCTCCTCTATGCCCGTGGCCGCCCGTGAAGCATCTGTCTATATGGCCACCACGGTTGGGGAATACTACCGTAAACAGGGATTGAACGTATTGATTTTGGCCGACTCCACCTCACGTTGGGCACAGGCACTTAGGGAAACTTCGGGCAGAAAAGAGGAAATTCCCGGTCCCGAGGCCTTCCCCATGTACATCTCTACCCTTATCTCGGCTTTTTATGATCGCGCAGGGGTAGAAATCTTGGGTGATGGCCAAATGGGTTCGCTCAGCATCATCGGCACGGTTTCCCCCGCAGGTGGAAACTTCGACGAGCCCGTGACCCAGGCCACTTTGCTCAGTACAGGGGCCTTTTGGGGGTTGTCAAGGGCATTGTCAGATGCCCGTAAATACCCGGCCATAGACCGAATTGACAGTAATTCAAAATACCCTTCACTGTTAGAGCAAGAAGAAGTGTCTTATTTGTTGGAACTGCTCCGTGATGGAAAGACGATAGCCTCAAACATCATCTTGATGGGTGAAAAAGGCATCACCGACGAATCGTATATCCGCTACCAAAAAGCCGAATTGCTCGATGCGGTATTTCTGCAACAAAACAGCTTTCATGAAGTGGATGGGGTGACCGATCCCGACCGAATGCGTTTGATGTTCAACATGGTAAGGGAAATCATCGATGCCGATGTGGGCCTCAAGGGAAAGGAAGAAATACGATCGCACTTCAACTTCGTTCGACAGGCCTTTCTTGATTGGAATTATATGAGGCCCGACGAGGAGGGATTCGAAAAGCAAAAAACAAAACTCTTGAACCTGGTAAAAAAAAGAGGTCATGTTGCAGAAAACGTATGA